The Anastrepha ludens isolate Willacy chromosome 2, idAnaLude1.1, whole genome shotgun sequence DNA window CGAATCGGCTTCTCAGGGTCAAACAAACGTGGATCCTTCAAAAAGTCCATCTCTTTGTGATACGTTGGCATCAGAGCGCAGTTTTGTGCTCGGATAATAGCCTTTTCGACTTGCTCCTGCTTCTGTTTACATAAGCCAGTAATGTGTCTTCCGTAAATATGCCCCGTGTATGGAGATTGAAACTGAGATAGCAACTTCACATTTTTGTAGTTTGGTACTATATCATGTTTGCACAGAATGCACAGTCGTCGGTCTTTCTCGAATGGATTGGGGATATCAATTGGTTCATCAGTACTTTCCGCGGGAGTACTGAAATGTCGGCGATTTGGTGTGACGGCCAAAAGTGGGGTTACGCTCAACCGAGTGTTGACAACAGCTGTAAACGACAGTAATGAAAAACGGAATATTGACCTTTATAAAAGCTAATTTAGACTTTACCACTGCGTATTGCAATTCTGGCAATTTGAAACATTCTCCTTTGATTTAGTGAAATCGTCTACACACAAATACCTAAATGCTATGTGAccgaagaaaaattgtttaatttcttaATGTATAAATCAGCTGTTTGAGATCAGCGTTGCCAAATGTGGTAATTTTCTTACTAGTAAGATTACATAAATACCCAAGCTATTACAACCAGATGGCGCGATAAATGCGAGTGGTAGGAATACTGACTGAGAAGTTAGCACTGCATTACCTACAACACATGAGAACAGAAAGCCAACTAACCGGCGAATTAATTTTGAACTGAGAAGGTAAATTGCAAAATGATTGAAGACGAAATCATTTAACGATATACTCgaatattttatgatatattaAACCTAACTACTAATAACGGCAGATTTTCAGTGTGTTAAATCATAAAATCATTTCTTACATAATTGGATTTGGAGTTGTGAGAAATCATTAGGTGAAATAATTAACACTTAAACATTTCGAAAGCGACAGTCAAGGATGTTCAACGCGAAATTGAGCTTGGTTAATATATATAAACCGATTTCGAATGCGTGCGAGTGCTGGGCCATGAACAGTCTTTATTCGAAAGTTGTCTTCTGAATCGCCAATCATAGTTGATTTATCAACATAGACCAGTGACTTGGCATGCCTAGGTGGTTGGCTGACAGAAACATTTCTTAAGATAATTGGACCATAAAAAGttcgccaaaaaaaattatggtttcTCCACTGTATGACATGATGGAATTGCTGAGACCATTAGCACTTGTCTGCAGATATTGACTTGGAGAAACGGTTATTTGGGAAAGTGTAGACCAAGAAATGGGATAAGTTTCCTCATTCCCAAAGCTACTGAACCAGAAGTAAGGTGTGGCATAAAGTAAGTGAAGCAatctgtgaaaatattttattgaattctgatttttgaaacaaaataccTCGAATTGTGAACATTGTTTCAGTTCATATATGTAAGTCTTGCATGTTAATTTGCCTGAGTACaaattgggaatttccgcatgaaaattttaatgtatattcttaaggggttatataccttgtggtccggtgaaattagcgaaagttgggtttttttttaagatatgtagcaataattttattgtataaaagtttttattattggatattacaatgtttaaagaaaaaaaaggctttgtttgtgtaaaaatatttaaaaatggcggagttatggcgttttcccccaagaccctttttttggaagaggcttgcggtggacgcgattcaagtccaccaagtcaactgaaatcaaaaaatcgaaaagatttcattagtatagggttatatcttcttagtgaacgatcaatatattaaatattttgatttttgtgaaaataggaacatgtttttaaaaaactccacttctacagtcctaaaattggcattaaaaaattcatatctgcaaaataaaaatttatacataaaaagttgatcgttcactaagaggcgacatcaattacgaacaatttaaaaaaaaaattataaaaatcggttgaatactttttttgcaatcgcgtccaccgcaaaagcatttttggaaaaagacgtttttgagataatcgcgtttaaagtttcaagcgccgcatgaggccgtacgctcaggacgtgacgacgcacaatttaaaacgctgtaactttcgatctattgctcagatctctatgaaatttttggaaaatgttctcaagggattgtactttacgataaagaaataaaatttattttgatttttttgaaaaacacaaggtatataaccccttaaggtactataccttctgctcaaatattaTATGAACGAGGCGTTATCAAtgaaacggtccgcggatgaaatatggcaaaaatacattttttgtgttttggtaggactgttataagcttacatggcaaatttcagcgtgatatgtcacatagtttgttttctgtgctactgtaaacaagtcaagctcgagtgtgttcttcgagtttaatgatggaaattcaaagaatttgtttgaaattgtgttattccaacaaaatttcggcttcagacgccttaaaaatgttgcagacaacctatggggactctgttctatcgcgtgcacgtgttttccagtagTACAAAttgttcaaagagggccgtacatcggttgaaaacttgcctcatcaacgtcgtccagcaacatcagtaaacgacgaaaacatcggaaaagtaaaggaaattgtgcttgaaaatcgcacaaatcgcaaaatcggttaacgctgaatattatttagacgttttaaagcgtttgcgcgagaacattcgtcttaaaaggaaggaattgtgggacaacaagtcatggttcttgcatcacgataatgcaccagctcacacatcacgtcttgttcgcgattatttgaacaaaaataattaatatcgttccgcaagcagcgtattcgcctgatatggctccatgtgactttttcctgtttcccaagctcaagttgccgctccgtggaaaacattttgagacaattgaagtcataaaagagaattcgaagaacacactcgagcttgacttgtttacagcagcacagaaaacaaactatgtgacatatcacgctgaaatttgccatgtaagcttataacagtcctatcaaaaaacaaaaaatttatttttgccatatgtcatccgcggaccgttttattgataatgtctcgttcatatttgagcagaaggtactttcgaaatatcgaaaaaacaatacatcgatttttggaaatttctgcACCAGGTCCccttaaggtcactgggtgcttttTTCTTCGACAGCATgggacagtgcgccaacctaaatcccatccaTCTTCTCCATTTTataaacagctctggctggctgtagatatctgcctgttggaggtcttataatggtatcaaaatggcgctttagtgctacttggaaagttcca harbors:
- the LOC128856066 gene encoding 28S ribosomal protein S18c, mitochondrial; this translates as MFQIARIAIRSAVVNTRLSVTPLLAVTPNRRHFSTPAESTDEPIDIPNPFEKDRRLCILCKHDIVPNYKNVKLLSQFQSPYTGHIYGRHITGLCKQKQEQVEKAIIRAQNCALMPTYHKEMDFLKDPRLFDPEKPIRPHKY